The nucleotide window GCCGGTCGAAGCCGAGCCTGGCGGCGGTGGCGTGGCGGTCGATTGGGAACGAGGTGCCGGCCAGCGCCGCGGCGCCGAGCGGGCTTTCGTTGAGCCGCTTGCGGGCATCCTGGAACCGGCCGCGATCGCGCGCCACCATCTCGACATAGGCCATCAGATGATGACCGAAGGTCACCGGCTGCGCGGTCTGCAGATGGGTGAAACCCGGCATCACGGTATCGGCCTGCTCGAGCGCCCGCTCTGCCAGCGCCTGCTGCAGCGCCGCCAGCGCCGCATCGGTTTCGTCCAACACATCGCGGACGTACAGCCGGAAATCGGTCGCGACCTGGTCGTTGCGCGAGCGCGCGGTGTGCAAACGCCCGGCGGCCGGGCCGATCAGCTCGGCGAGCCGGCTCTCGACATTCATATGAATGTCCTCGAGCGCACGCTTGAAGGTGAATTTGCCGGCACCGATCTCTGACAAGATCGTGTCTAGACCCTTGCCGATATTTTTCGCATCGTTCGCGGTGATGATGCCCTGCGCGGCCAGCATGGCCGCATGCGCCTTGGACGCCGTGATGTCCTGGGCGTAGAGATGGCGGTCGACGTCGATCGAGACGTTGATCTCTTCCATGATCGCGTCGGGGCGATCGGTGAATCGGCCGCCCCACATTTTGTTGCTCATCTGTCGCCGCTCACGATCATGCTCGCGTCTCAATCACATTTCATCACCAGCAGCCGCCCGCGAACCTGCGCGGCCTGCCGATCCCAGATTGTTCGATGACCGAATCCCAGCCGAATTCCGCCCCGCCGCGCCGTGCCGGCCGCCTGACCATCCTGCTGGCCACGATTGCCGTGCTCGTCGTCGCTGGCGCCGCCGGGATATACGGGATTGGCGGGCTGCAGCGCAATGCGGGCGGCGATCCGGTGTGCCGGCCGGCGGTGGCACTGGCGCAGCAGCTCAAGCCGCTGGTGCGCGGCGAGGTGGCGGCGGTGACGATGGCGTCGTCGCCGCTGCGACTGCCGGACCTCGCCTTCACCGACAGCGCCGGCGAGCCCAAGAGACTGTCGGACTTCCGCGGCCGGACCGTGCTGGTGAACCTGTGGGCGACCTGGTGCGTGCCGTGCCGCAAGGAGATGCCGGCGCTCGACAATCTGCAGGCGCAGCTCGGCAGCGACCGGTTCGAGGTGGTGGCGATCAACATCGACACCCGCGATCCCGCCAAGCCGAAGAAATTTCTCGACGAGGAGAAGCTGACCCGGCTGAGCTATTTCGCCGACGCCACCGCCAAGGTGTTTCAGGATCTCAAATCGGTCGGGCGCGCGCTCGGCATGCCGACCTCGGTGCTGGTCGACGGCAACGGCTGCGAGATCGGCACCATTGCCGGTCCGGCCGAATGGGACAGCGCCGACGCACTGGCGCTGGTGAAGGGCGCGCTGCCCAAATAGCCGCCGCGACAAATGGACCCGTCGCCGGATGTCGGCGCGCGAACCGCTCGACCGTCCTCCGGAAAGCCGCATGATGTGCCGGCCGATCAACGGGGGAGACGACGGATGTCCTATGTCGATGGATTCGTGGTGCCGGTGCCCAAGGCCCGGCTCGCCGACTACCTCAAGCTGGCGCGCAAGGCCGACAAGGTGTTTCGCGAGCACGGCGCCGTCGATTATCGCGAGTGGGTCGCCGACGACGTCTCGCCCGGGAAGCGGACCTCGTTTCCGCGTAGCGTGAAGCTGAAGCCCTACGAGGTCGTGGTGTTCGCCTACATCGTCTACAAATCGCGCAAGCAGCGCGACAAGGTGATGGCGAAGGCGATGCAGGACCCGCGACTGAACGGCATGGACCCCAAGACGATGCCGTTCGACACCAAGCGGATGTTCTACGGCGGGTTCAAGAAGCTGGTGTAGCGGCGGGCCGGCGATCAGGCGCTGATGTCGAGATTGCCGCCGACGCCGGGGCCGACATTGGCGAGCGACGCCGAGCCGCCCTGTCCGGTGCCGAGCAGCGTCTGCACCGTGTCGCGCTCCATGCGCGAAGCCGACGCCTGAATCGTCGTCGCGATCTGCATCTGCGTGCTGCTGGCCTGCATGGCGAGCGCCGCGCTGATCATGCTCATGTCCATCGCCGCAGTCTGGCAGCAAATCGTTAACAATCCGGAGCAAGGCGGGCGCATTCGATGAAATAGCATCGATCGCACCGCCGCCTGTGAGAGCCGCCGTCGAGACAGACGGCGGCGTTTAAACCCTGGAGCCCGCAGCGTCGCTGAGATGGACCGCAAAGCCGGTTCCGTTCGGATCGCCGAGTTCCGGCCGCAGCTCCATCGCAGGGATCAGGTAGTCGCCGCCGTTTTGGCGCCGATACGGGATCGGCGGCGTCTCGGCGAGCGTTCGCATCCGAGCCCGGAGCCGCTCGGCCTCCGCTTCGAACCCGGCCGAATCGAGCCGGCCGGCCTGATACAGCACATAAGGCGGCAGCACCTCGCAGCCCGGATAGAACAGAATGCCGTGATGGATCGGAAACAGCAGGTCGTCGATCGGCCCGTTGATGCCACGGGGGCCGTAGTGCTGCTCCCAGCCGCCGGTGGTCACGATCAGCATCGCGCGCTTGCCGGCCAGACGGCCCTCGCCGTAGCGATCGCCCCAGCGCTTGTCGCTGTGCTCGCCGACCCCATAGGCGAAGCCGCAGGCGAACACCCGCTCGACCCAGCCTTTCAGGATCGCCGGCATGGTGAACCACCACAGCGGGAATTGCAGGATCACGGCGTCGGCCCAGAGCAGCTTGTCGATCTCGTCGCGGACATCCTGGGTCAGCTCTCCTGCGTCGAACGCCGCCTTGGATGCGACCGAAGGCAGCAGCCGCTCGCCGGACGCGAGTCCCGGGAAATCGGCGCGGTCGACCGCAGGCTTCCAGCCCTGGGCGTAGAGGTCGGAGACCTGGACCTCGTGGCCGAGGCCTCGCAGTTCCGCGACCGCGACGTCGCGCAGTGCCCCGTTGAGCGAGCGCGGCTCGGGATGGGCGAATACCAGAAGGACTTTCACGGTCGGACTCCCTGAAATGGATCAGAGTCTTCTGCTATCCCTGCCCCGATTATTCCGGTAGACATCGATCTTCGATATGATTGTTCTGTAGAATGGATAGATCAGCAGTCACGATCGAACGCATCCGGACCTTCGTGCGTATCGCCGAGCGAGGCAGCCTGTCGGCGGTTGCGCGCGATCTCAATGTCGGCCAGTCCACCGTCACCCGCCAGTTGCAGGAGCTCGAGACCGCGATCGGCGCGCCGCTGTTGAGCCGCACCACCCGCCGGGTGACCCTGACCGCGGAAGGCAGCCGCTATTACGCGCGTTGCGTCCAGATCCTGCGGCTGCTCGACCAGGCCGGTGACGAAGCGCTGGGCGCCTCCGGGGCTCCCGCCGGCACCATCCGAATCTCCTGCACCGCCTCGTTCGGCGTGCTGCACGCCAGCCGGCTGATGTTCGCGTTTCAGGACCGCTATCCGGAGATCGGCATCGACTTCGGCCTGACCGATCAGCGGGTCGATCTGGTGCGCGAGGGCGTCGATCTGGCGATCCGGCTGGCTCCGCTGACTGACAGCACATTGAAACTGCGACCGCTCGGCGACAGCCAGCGCCTGCTGGTGGCCTCGCCGGACTATCTATCGGTGCACGGCAGGCCGGCGGTCCCGCAGGATCTGTCGAGCCATCAGGGTATCCGCATGGTCAATGTGGCGGGCAGCGACATGCTGATGCTCCAGGGACCGGATCAGCAGACCCACCGCGTCCCGTTCGGCGGCCGGCTCCGGGTCGATCATGGGCTGGCAGCACGCGAGGCGATGATCGCCGGCCGCGGCATCGCCGCAGCCCATCGCTGGCTGGTCGACGATCTGCTGGCCGCCGGCAGGCTCGAAATCATTCTGCCGGAGTACCGGCTGTCGCCGGTGCCGCTCAATCTGTTGATCGTGCCGGAGCGCGCCGGGATCGCGCGCGTGCGGCTGCTGATCGATTTTTTGGCGGAGCAGATCCGGACCGTGCCGGGGATCGAATGAGAACGGTCGAGCGATCCGATCAGCGGGTCGGCACCGGCTTGTCGCCGCGGTAGTCGTAGAAACCGCGCTGGGTCTTGCGGCCGAGCCAGCCGGCTTCGACATATTTCACCAGCAGTGGGCACGGCCGGTACTTGGAGTCGGCGAGGCCTTCGTGCAGCACCTGCATGATCGACAGACAGGTGTCGAGGCCGATGAAATCGGCAAGCTCCAGCGGGCCCATCGGATGATGCGCGCCGAGCTTCATCGCCATGTCGATGGCCTCGACGTTGCCGACGCCTTCGTACAGCGTGTAGATCGCCTCGTTGATCATCGGCAACAGGATGCGGTTGACGATGAACGCCGGGAAATCCTCGGACACAGCGATCTGCTTGCCGAGCTTGGTGACGAACGCCTTGGCGGTCTCGAAGGTGGCGTCGTCGGTGGCGATGCCGCGGATCAGCTCGACCAGCTCCATCACCGGCACCGGATTCATGAAATGAATGCCGATGAAGCGTTCCGGCCGGTCGGTCGAGGCGGCCAGACGGGTGATCGAGATCGACGAGGTATTGGAGGCGATGATCGCCTCCGGCTTCAAGGATGCGCACAGCTCGTTGAAGATCTTGCGCTTGGTCTCTTCCTTTTCGACCGCGGTCTCGATCACGAGGTCGCAGTCGGACAGTCCGTCCAGCTTCTCGGTCGCGGTGATCCGCGCCAGCGCAGCCTTGCGGGCGTCCTCGGTGATGATCTTCTTGGCGATCTGCCGCGAGAGATTGCCGTTGATGGTGGCCATCGCCGACTTCAGCCGGTCGGCGGAGAGATCGTTCAGGACCACGTCGATCCCGCCGA belongs to Rhodopseudomonas palustris and includes:
- the tlpA gene encoding thiol:disulfide interchange protein TlpA, which encodes MTESQPNSAPPRRAGRLTILLATIAVLVVAGAAGIYGIGGLQRNAGGDPVCRPAVALAQQLKPLVRGEVAAVTMASSPLRLPDLAFTDSAGEPKRLSDFRGRTVLVNLWATWCVPCRKEMPALDNLQAQLGSDRFEVVAINIDTRDPAKPKKFLDEEKLTRLSYFADATAKVFQDLKSVGRALGMPTSVLVDGNGCEIGTIAGPAEWDSADALALVKGALPK
- a CDS encoding DUF1428 domain-containing protein, giving the protein MSYVDGFVVPVPKARLADYLKLARKADKVFREHGAVDYREWVADDVSPGKRTSFPRSVKLKPYEVVVFAYIVYKSRKQRDKVMAKAMQDPRLNGMDPKTMPFDTKRMFYGGFKKLV
- a CDS encoding NAD(P)H-dependent oxidoreductase, with protein sequence MKVLLVFAHPEPRSLNGALRDVAVAELRGLGHEVQVSDLYAQGWKPAVDRADFPGLASGERLLPSVASKAAFDAGELTQDVRDEIDKLLWADAVILQFPLWWFTMPAILKGWVERVFACGFAYGVGEHSDKRWGDRYGEGRLAGKRAMLIVTTGGWEQHYGPRGINGPIDDLLFPIHHGILFYPGCEVLPPYVLYQAGRLDSAGFEAEAERLRARMRTLAETPPIPYRRQNGGDYLIPAMELRPELGDPNGTGFAVHLSDAAGSRV
- a CDS encoding LysR family transcriptional regulator; the protein is MDRSAVTIERIRTFVRIAERGSLSAVARDLNVGQSTVTRQLQELETAIGAPLLSRTTRRVTLTAEGSRYYARCVQILRLLDQAGDEALGASGAPAGTIRISCTASFGVLHASRLMFAFQDRYPEIGIDFGLTDQRVDLVREGVDLAIRLAPLTDSTLKLRPLGDSQRLLVASPDYLSVHGRPAVPQDLSSHQGIRMVNVAGSDMLMLQGPDQQTHRVPFGGRLRVDHGLAAREAMIAGRGIAAAHRWLVDDLLAAGRLEIILPEYRLSPVPLNLLIVPERAGIARVRLLIDFLAEQIRTVPGIE
- a CDS encoding 3-hydroxybutyryl-CoA dehydrogenase, giving the protein MAAAIKKVGVIGAGQMGNGIAHVIALGGIDVVLNDLSADRLKSAMATINGNLSRQIAKKIITEDARKAALARITATEKLDGLSDCDLVIETAVEKEETKRKIFNELCASLKPEAIIASNTSSISITRLAASTDRPERFIGIHFMNPVPVMELVELIRGIATDDATFETAKAFVTKLGKQIAVSEDFPAFIVNRILLPMINEAIYTLYEGVGNVEAIDMAMKLGAHHPMGPLELADFIGLDTCLSIMQVLHEGLADSKYRPCPLLVKYVEAGWLGRKTQRGFYDYRGDKPVPTR